The following are from one region of the Deltaproteobacteria bacterium genome:
- a CDS encoding AI-2E family transporter, with the protein MHQDDSRSKGFRILIAVAAFVVVVAGMRAAETLLVPFLLSAFIAIICAPPMFWLRRRGLPTAVALLIVIGAIMGIGLVMGTLIGASLSDFSRNLPLYQTRLQEEAAALIPWLRDMGVKVSDQVLLKHFNPGVVMRLVASTLGRLGGVLTNAFLILLTVIFILLEASSFPAKLRAIMNDSDPSLGAFDRVIDDVKHYMAMKTLVSLATGICITIWLAVLGVDYPLLWGLLAFLLNFVPNIGSIIAAVPAVLLAFVQLGVRSALLAGLGYLLVNVVIGNVIEPRFMGRGLGLSTLVVFVSLVFWGWVLGPVGMLLSVPLTMTAKIALQSNDETRWLAVLLGSGAPAESVSPRPPQASRVESSGEEADE; encoded by the coding sequence ATGCACCAAGACGATTCTAGGTCAAAGGGGTTCCGGATTCTCATCGCCGTGGCGGCGTTCGTGGTCGTTGTGGCGGGAATGCGGGCTGCCGAAACTCTGCTCGTACCCTTCCTCTTGTCCGCCTTTATTGCGATCATATGTGCCCCTCCCATGTTCTGGCTGCGGCGAAGGGGCCTTCCCACGGCCGTGGCTTTGCTGATCGTCATAGGTGCAATCATGGGAATCGGGCTTGTCATGGGCACCCTTATCGGAGCCTCGCTCAGCGACTTCTCCAGAAATCTGCCCCTTTATCAGACACGGCTGCAGGAGGAAGCAGCGGCTCTGATACCCTGGCTCAGGGATATGGGCGTCAAGGTTTCCGATCAGGTCCTCCTGAAGCATTTCAATCCTGGAGTGGTCATGCGGCTCGTGGCGAGCACTCTCGGCCGGTTGGGCGGGGTCCTCACCAACGCCTTCTTGATACTGCTGACAGTGATCTTCATTCTCCTTGAGGCCTCGAGCTTTCCAGCCAAACTCCGCGCCATCATGAACGACTCCGATCCATCGCTCGGCGCTTTCGACAGGGTCATAGATGATGTGAAACACTACATGGCAATGAAGACGTTGGTGAGCCTCGCAACGGGTATCTGCATCACTATCTGGCTTGCAGTCCTCGGTGTCGACTACCCTTTGTTGTGGGGCCTTTTGGCCTTTCTGCTCAACTTTGTGCCCAACATCGGCTCGATCATCGCCGCGGTTCCGGCAGTCCTTCTGGCCTTTGTCCAGCTTGGGGTAAGATCGGCTCTGCTGGCCGGGCTCGGATACTTGCTGGTAAACGTCGTGATAGGGAACGTGATCGAACCGCGCTTCATGGGGCGGGGACTGGGCCTGTCGACCCTGGTCGTTTTCGTTTCCCTGGTCTTTTGGGGTTGGGTTTTGGGCCCGGTGGGAATGCTGCTTTCTGTTCCCCTGACCATGACCGCGAAAATCGCTCTTCAGAGCAACGACGAGACCCGGTGGTTGGCCGTTCTCCTGGGATCAGGGGCACCGGCCGAATCCGTTTCGCCAAGGCCTCCGCAGGCTTCAAGGGTCGAGTCGTCCGGAGAGGAAGCCGATGAGTAG
- the gpmA gene encoding 2,3-diphosphoglycerate-dependent phosphoglycerate mutase translates to MKRVVLLRHGESEWNRENRFTGWTDVPLNEKGIQEAVEAGRILKREGYVFDIAYTSVLKRAIKTLWLVLEEMDLMWIPVYRSWRLNERHYGALQGLNKAETAERHGVEQVKLWRRSYDVRPPALTRDDPRYPGNDPRYADLSVEELPLTECLKDTIDRLLPYAREEIVPAVQSGKRVLIAAHGNSLRGLVKYIDRIPDDKIAGVNIPTGIPLVYELEDDLTPIRSYYLGDPEAVRRATQAVANQLQQKP, encoded by the coding sequence ATGAAAAGGGTTGTACTGCTCCGCCACGGCGAGAGCGAGTGGAACAGGGAGAACCGGTTTACCGGCTGGACAGACGTCCCGCTGAACGAGAAAGGAATCCAGGAAGCCGTCGAGGCCGGCCGCATCCTGAAGAGGGAGGGGTACGTCTTCGACATCGCCTATACCTCGGTACTCAAGAGGGCCATCAAGACTCTCTGGCTTGTGCTCGAAGAGATGGATCTCATGTGGATCCCTGTCTACCGGAGTTGGCGCCTCAACGAACGGCACTACGGAGCTCTCCAGGGATTGAACAAGGCGGAGACAGCTGAGCGGCACGGGGTGGAACAGGTCAAGCTGTGGCGCCGCAGCTACGATGTCAGGCCACCCGCCCTCACCCGCGACGATCCGCGCTACCCGGGCAATGACCCGCGCTATGCAGATCTCTCCGTCGAGGAGCTTCCCCTCACGGAGTGCCTGAAAGATACGATTGACCGCCTTCTTCCCTATGCAAGGGAAGAGATAGTTCCGGCGGTGCAGTCGGGCAAGCGCGTACTCATCGCCGCCCACGGCAACAGCCTGCGGGGTCTCGTCAAGTACATCGACCGGATTCCTGACGACAAGATCGCCGGTGTCAACATCCCTACGGGGATTCCTCTGGTCTACGAACTCGAGGACGATCTGACGCCGATACGCAGCTACTACCTGGGGGACCCCGAGGCGGTCCGGCGGGCTACCCAGGCCGTTGCGAACCAGCTGCAGCAGAAGCCGTAG
- the tig gene encoding trigger factor, whose translation MDVRVEELGPTRKRIHVVVPQEAVKKEIEDVYVALRKTAKVKGFRPGKIPREILKRYYNDYVTEQVISRLIESTYKGAISESKILPVSLPNLENEGLTEGKPFRYSAVVEVEPEIKVDDYVGIPVTKGEIRVEEKEVAERLARLQQLHAQLRRIEEERPVREGDFVLIDFRGTMDGKPFKGGQGQGVSVEIGAGRFAGEIENGLVGARCDEEREIEAVFPEDHRDRALAGKKASFRVKVREIREKVIPPLDDEFAKDLGSESLEELREKVRGEIEEEKRLEVEREMNEQILDHLIEKNRFEVPQSMVERQIDALIRELKLGLAYQGVELNSAALDEERLREDYRERAVRLVKSTLLLNRIAEMEGIEVSQGELDREFEGIAGRADRTKSQVEAYYSKENRAEGLRARLLEEKTLRFLREKARVTDLQGKVRGGEQ comes from the coding sequence ATGGATGTCAGGGTTGAGGAGCTTGGACCTACTCGGAAGAGAATCCACGTCGTCGTCCCTCAAGAAGCCGTCAAGAAGGAGATCGAGGACGTCTACGTCGCGTTGAGAAAGACCGCAAAGGTCAAGGGGTTCAGACCCGGCAAGATTCCCCGCGAGATCCTGAAGCGCTACTATAACGATTACGTGACAGAACAGGTCATCTCAAGGCTCATCGAGAGTACCTACAAGGGAGCTATCTCGGAAAGCAAGATTCTCCCCGTTTCTCTCCCGAATCTGGAGAACGAGGGTTTGACCGAGGGAAAACCCTTCAGGTATTCTGCTGTCGTGGAGGTGGAACCCGAGATCAAGGTGGATGACTATGTCGGAATCCCTGTGACCAAAGGGGAGATAAGGGTCGAAGAGAAGGAAGTCGCCGAAAGACTCGCCCGGCTGCAACAACTCCACGCTCAGTTGAGGAGAATCGAAGAGGAGAGGCCTGTCCGGGAGGGAGACTTCGTCCTGATCGATTTTCGGGGAACCATGGACGGCAAGCCTTTCAAGGGCGGCCAAGGGCAGGGGGTCTCCGTCGAGATAGGAGCGGGCAGGTTCGCAGGGGAGATAGAGAACGGCCTGGTCGGGGCCCGGTGTGATGAAGAGAGAGAGATAGAGGCAGTTTTCCCGGAAGACCATAGGGACAGGGCGTTGGCCGGCAAGAAAGCCTCTTTCCGTGTGAAAGTCAGGGAGATCCGCGAGAAGGTGATTCCCCCGTTGGATGATGAGTTTGCAAAGGATCTGGGTTCCGAGTCGCTGGAGGAACTGCGGGAAAAAGTCAGAGGGGAGATTGAAGAGGAGAAGCGACTCGAGGTCGAGAGGGAAATGAACGAGCAGATTCTCGATCATCTGATCGAGAAAAACCGGTTCGAGGTCCCCCAGAGCATGGTGGAAAGGCAGATCGACGCCTTGATTCGGGAACTCAAGCTCGGGCTGGCATACCAGGGGGTTGAATTGAACTCAGCCGCACTGGATGAGGAGAGGTTGAGGGAGGATTACCGGGAAAGGGCGGTCCGGCTGGTCAAATCGACCCTGCTTCTCAACAGGATTGCCGAGATGGAGGGGATCGAGGTCTCTCAGGGGGAGCTCGACCGGGAGTTTGAAGGGATTGCCGGGAGAGCGGACCGGACCAAGAGCCAGGTGGAGGCGTACTATTCGAAAGAGAACCGCGCAGAGGGTCTTAGAGCCAGGCTTCTCGAGGAGAAGACGCTCCGGTTTCTCCGCGAGAAAGCTCGGGTGACCGACCTTCAAGGAAAAGTGCGTGGCGGGGAGCAGTGA